From Heteronotia binoei isolate CCM8104 ecotype False Entrance Well chromosome 12, APGP_CSIRO_Hbin_v1, whole genome shotgun sequence, the proteins below share one genomic window:
- the DMTN gene encoding dematin isoform X2 gives MEKLQKQLTSPGSVGSSRGSSVPGSPSSIVAKMDNEVLAYKDLAAIPKDKAILDIERPDLMIYEPHFTYSLLDHVERPRSRERSLSPKSLSPPPSPEVIRDWMENKSPGNTSQAASRRASSSSRSGVQHFHRPDTNTTEMNIYKKPPIYKQREHSTTPTPQSKHVIEDLIIESSKFPAAQPPDPNQPAKIETDYWPCPPSLAVVETEWRQRKASKKGEEEDEDLTTEMRSLRELQKQELSKIASNLGKLILKEEMEKSLPIRRKTRSLPDRTPFHTSLHGGSSKSSSLPSYGRSTLARLQSTEFSPTGSEKGSPGKKNGECVCFPLQNGQRGRMDRGNSLPSMLEQKIYPHETLMVTNRGRVKLPPGVDRTRLERHLSPEDFLRVFEMSPEEFSKLALWKRNELKKKAFLF, from the exons ATGGAAAAGTTACAGAAG CAATTGACTTCCCCAGGGAGTGTCGGTTCATCCCGGGGATCCAGTGTCCCAGGGTCACCCTCCAGCATTGTG GCCAAAATGGACAATGAAGTCCTGGCATACAAGGACTTGGCAGCAATCCCCAAGGACAAGGCAATCCTGGACATAGAGCGTCCAGATTTGATGATCTATGAGCCCCACTTCACCTACTCTCTCCTGGACCACGTGGAGAGGCCAAGGAGCAGAGAG cGTTCTCTCTCACCCAAATCTCTCTCTCCTCCGCCTTCTCCAGAA GTCATCCGGGACTGGATGGAGAACAAGTCTCCAGGAAACACCTCCCAGGCAGCTAGTCGGAGGGCCAGCAGCTCCAGTCGCAGCGGAGTCCAGCACTTCCATCGTCCTG ATACCAACACAACAGAGATGAACATCTATAAGAAGCCTCCAATCTACAAGCAGAGGG AGCACTCAACAACACCAACCCCCCAGAGCAAACACGTTATAGAAGACCTGATCATAGAGTCTTCCAAGTTCCCAGCAGCCCAGCCCCCAGACCCAAACCAGCCAGCCAAGATTGAGACGGACTACTGGCCCTGCCCACCTTCTCTGGCAGTTGTTG AGACAGAGTGGAGGCAGCGGAAGGCttcaaagaaaggggaagaagaggACGAGGACCTCACAACAGAAATGAGGAGCCTGCGGGAGCTGCAGAAACAAGAGCTGAGCAAG atCGCCTCCAACCTAGGCAAGCTCATCCtgaaggaagagatggagaagTCACTCCCCATCCGGCGGAAAACCCGCTCCCTCCCCGACCGAACCCCCTTCCACACCT CGCTGCATGGAGGAAGCTCCAAATCCTCATCCCTTCCTTCCTATGGGAGAAGCACTCTTGCCAGG CTACAGTCAACAGAGTTTAGcccaactggaagtgagaagGGCAGCCCAGGTAAGAAAAA TGGTGAGTGTgtgtgctttcctctgcagaatgGCCAGCGAGGACGGATGGACAGAGGGAACTCCCTTCCTAGTATGCTGGAGCAAAAG attTACCCACACGAGACGCTGATGGTAACGAATCGGGGCCGTGTGAAACTTCCTCCAGGAGTAGACAGAACGAGGCTAGAG AGACACCTCTCCCCCGAGGATTTCCTGCGTGTCTTTGAGATGTCACCAGAGGAGTTCAGCAAGCTGGCCCTGTGGAAGCGGAATGAGTTGAagaagaaagccttcctcttctGA
- the DMTN gene encoding dematin isoform X1: MEKLQKQLTSPGSVGSSRGSSVPGSPSSIVAKMDNEVLAYKDLAAIPKDKAILDIERPDLMIYEPHFTYSLLDHVERPRSRERSLSPKSLSPPPSPEVIRDWMENKSPGNTSQAASRRASSSSRSGVQHFHRPDTNTTEMNIYKKPPIYKQREHSTTPTPQSKHVIEDLIIESSKFPAAQPPDPNQPAKIETDYWPCPPSLAVVETEWRQRKASKKGEEEDEDLTTEMRSLRELQKQELSKIASNLGKLILKEEMEKSLPIRRKTRSLPDRTPFHTSLHGGSSKSSSLPSYGRSTLARLQSTEFSPTGSEKGSPGLQVSAHASTGEKTLVIYHAILPLPFHP, encoded by the exons ATGGAAAAGTTACAGAAG CAATTGACTTCCCCAGGGAGTGTCGGTTCATCCCGGGGATCCAGTGTCCCAGGGTCACCCTCCAGCATTGTG GCCAAAATGGACAATGAAGTCCTGGCATACAAGGACTTGGCAGCAATCCCCAAGGACAAGGCAATCCTGGACATAGAGCGTCCAGATTTGATGATCTATGAGCCCCACTTCACCTACTCTCTCCTGGACCACGTGGAGAGGCCAAGGAGCAGAGAG cGTTCTCTCTCACCCAAATCTCTCTCTCCTCCGCCTTCTCCAGAA GTCATCCGGGACTGGATGGAGAACAAGTCTCCAGGAAACACCTCCCAGGCAGCTAGTCGGAGGGCCAGCAGCTCCAGTCGCAGCGGAGTCCAGCACTTCCATCGTCCTG ATACCAACACAACAGAGATGAACATCTATAAGAAGCCTCCAATCTACAAGCAGAGGG AGCACTCAACAACACCAACCCCCCAGAGCAAACACGTTATAGAAGACCTGATCATAGAGTCTTCCAAGTTCCCAGCAGCCCAGCCCCCAGACCCAAACCAGCCAGCCAAGATTGAGACGGACTACTGGCCCTGCCCACCTTCTCTGGCAGTTGTTG AGACAGAGTGGAGGCAGCGGAAGGCttcaaagaaaggggaagaagaggACGAGGACCTCACAACAGAAATGAGGAGCCTGCGGGAGCTGCAGAAACAAGAGCTGAGCAAG atCGCCTCCAACCTAGGCAAGCTCATCCtgaaggaagagatggagaagTCACTCCCCATCCGGCGGAAAACCCGCTCCCTCCCCGACCGAACCCCCTTCCACACCT CGCTGCATGGAGGAAGCTCCAAATCCTCATCCCTTCCTTCCTATGGGAGAAGCACTCTTGCCAGG CTACAGTCAACAGAGTTTAGcccaactggaagtgagaagGGCAGCCCAG GTCTACAGGTAAGCGCACACGCTTCCACAGGAGAGAAGACACTGGTGATATATCATGCtattctcccccttcctttccatcCATGA